Part of the Nitrosophilus alvini genome, TATATGATGGGCTTAAAAGCGGAAAAATAAAATTTGCCGGAATAGATGTGTTTGCAAAAGAGCCGGCTACTGACAACAAGCTTCTTGAACTGGATAATGTGACGGTAACCCCGCATCTTGGAGCAAATACGGTCGAGTCTCAGGAAAGAATAGCCACCCAGGCAGCCACCCAGGCAATAGAAGCTGCACGCGGTGTTAGCTATCCAAATGCTTTGAATCTTCCTATAAAAGAAGATGAAATTCCTCCTTTTGTAAAACCCTATCTGGAACTTACCCAAAAGATAGGATTTTTGGCGGCTCAGGTAAACAAAGGGGCTATAAAATCGATAAAAGTATTTGCAGAGGGTGAAATAGGCGACTTTTTGAAGTCATTGACTACTTTTGCCGTAGTGGGAGCCTTGAAAGAGTCTCTTGGTGAGGCGATAAACTATGTAAATGCCGAGTTTGTAGCAAAAGAGAGAGATATAAGCATAAGCTACGAGAAGAAGTCAAATATATCCGGATATAAAAACAAGATAGCTGTCAAACTTACAACCGACAAGGATGTAATAGAGATAGGCGGAACGATATTTGAAGAGAATGTTCAAAGAATAGTGGAGATAAACAATTTTGCACTCGATGTAGAGCCTAAAGGTAAAATGATATTCTTCAGAAATACCGATGTTCCAGGTGTCATAGGCGATGTGGGCATGATTCTTGCCAAAAACAATATCAATATAGCAGATTTCAGGCTTGGGCGTGATGAGCATGGACAGGCTCTGGCTGTGATTATTGTCGATGATGATGTAGACAAAAAAACAATTTCGGAACTTGCGGCTCTGAAAGCATGTATTTCTGTCCATTATGCCGTAATTTGATTATTTCAAGGGCTTCTCTGCCCTTTTTTTAAACCCCAGTATTATAAGCCAAAGTTATTGCTTAAATTTAATTAAGTTAAAATTAAGTCCCACTTTATTATAATTTGCTACCTTAGTAAAATAATTATGTACTTACAAAGTATCATTCCATGGAGGAGATATATGAGATATCTTTTTGTTTTGCTCTTTTTATACGGCTCTCTTTTTGCGGGGATGCAAAATCTCGATTTGAATAGTGCGATTGAACTTCTGAAGAAAAACAATAGCGATATCAAAATAGCAAAATTTAATGAAGATATTGCAAAATTTCAGACGAAAATAGCAAAAAGCTACAACTACGGTATGCTTGATCTGACTTTCAATGCATTGCGCTCAAACGATGCCGGCAATGTTTTTGGATTTAAACTGCAAAGCAGGGAGGCCACATTTGCCGACTTCGGTTTTGATGAATTTCTCGCCCCGATGGGATATGCATTGAGGCAGGCAAATAGTGGGTCTCTTACCCCACAGGATTTGCAAAATATGAACTCGATTTTGGGCATAGAACCCAAACTTCTGAACTACCCTGAAGCCAGAAGCCATTTTCAGACGAAACTCTCCTACATGGTTCCGCTTTATACGGGAGGAAAACTTACACAGTACGAAAAGATTTCCAGGGCTATGGAAAAGATGAGTCATCTCGATACGAAAAAGATAATCAATGAAAAAATTTACCAAACTAAAAAGACCTTTTACGATATAACATTGGTTGACAATCTTATCTCAAATCTAGAAACTCTTTACGGCAATATTGAAAAACTTGAAGATATTGTTCAAACTATGATAGAAGAAGGATATGCGAAAGATACTGATCTTTTAGAAGTTCAGGCAAAAAAAGCTGAAGTTTTAAGTTTCCTGAATCAGGCAAAACTAAACAGAGATCTGGCATATCAGTTTCTCTCTTTTTTAGTGGGTACCCAGGTCGAATCTATCAGGCATACCGATGAGCTTGCCAGACTGCCGGAGGGTGAGACCAAAGAGCTTGTGGAAAAAACTATAGACCTTAAAAAAGTCAAATTGGGCATGAAGATAAGCGATATGAACGTGAGACTCCAAAAATCAGGCTTTTATCCTACTTTGGGAGCATTTGGCGAATACGGAAGCGCAGACAATAAGCCTTTTAATGACTTTACCGATAAAGACGCATATACTGTCGGCATGCAGATGAAATGGAATCTATTTAACGGTGGAGAGACCAGTGCGAGTGTACAGAAGGCAAAAATAGAGAAAATGAAAGTGTATGAGCAGTATTCTCTTGCGAAAAGAGGGCTTGCTCTTAAAATCAATAAAATAAAAACTGAAGTTAAAAGCAAAGATTATGATATACAAAGCAATGAAAAACAGCTTGATTTTGCAAAAAGAGTTTATGAAAACTATCAGGAGAGATATAAAGAGGGACTTGTAGGTATAAATGAGGTTCTTATAAAACACTCCGAAGAGATAAAGGTATTGATGAACCTTTTGAAAGTCAAGACTGAACGCAACGAAAAAGTATTCGAACTGGAAAGCATACTGGATAAAGGAGAATAGATGAGAAAAATATTTGCAATACTGTTTTTGGCTGCCGGACTTTTTGCAGCGGAGATGAAGCTTTCGGGCAGCGTTGTTTCAGACGATACCAAAATGATATCCAGCAGGTTTATGGGGTTTGTCAAAAAAATTTATGTCTCTGAAGGTGACAGAGTAAAAAAAGGAGACTTGCTTTATATTATAGACAGCAAAGAGATAGATCTTGCAAAGACACAGGTGGAACTAATGATATCACAGGCAAAACTTGCCGTTATGATGAATGAAAACATGTACAACAACGTTCTTACAAATCTTGAGAGATTTAGAAGGTTATACAAAAAAGGAATGGTTGCAAAGCATGAGCTGGAAAATATGGAGCTTGCCGAAAAGAACACCAAGGCCATGGTTGAGATCTCCAAAAAACAGGTAAAGCAGGCACAGGCAAAACTGAAAGAGGTATTGCATCAGTATGAATACCTGAAACTAAGAGCTCCCAACGACGGTGTCATTATTCAGAAAAACATAAAAGCGGGTCAAATTGCAATGCCCGGAATGCCGGCTCTTATACTCACAAGCCTTGAAAACCTTAAAATTTTGGTAGAAGTTGGTGAGAGCAGTCTGAAGCATATAAAAATCGGTGACAAAGTTGATGTTCTAATACCTTCTATCGGATTTCAGACAACCGGGAAAATTGCCGCTGTCATACCCGCGTCAAATCCTATGACACATAAGTTCAAAGTCAAAATCTCTTTTGACAAAGGTGAAAAAGAGACTGTTATCCCGGGTATGTATGCAGAAGTCATTATAAAATAGCGAGGACAAAAGATGGCAGAAAAAAAATGCAAATTTATTCCCAAAGACAGTGCCGGTAAGCTGGCAAAAACCTTTTTGCACAACCCGCTGACTTCGATGCTGGCTATATTTATACTGGCAGTTGGATATCTGGCTTTGGAAATAACTCCCAGAGAAGAGGACCCGCAAATAGCTATAAGCGGCGGTACGATAATAGTTCCTATGCCGGGAGGGACTCCCAAAGAGATAGAAAATGTTATAGTCAAGCCTCTTGAAGAAAAACTGAGAGAAATTTCAGGAATTGAACATATCTACGGTATGGCTATGGAAAATGTGGGGATAGTCAATGTGCAGTACTATATAGGTCAACAACGAGAGATATCAAACCTTAAACTTTATGACAAAGTTATGCAGAATATGGATCTTTTGCCAAAAGGAGTTATGCAACCTATTATAAAACCTTTTGATATTGATATAGATATTCCTATTTTGACATTTGCTTTTTACAAAAAAGAGGGTTCGAATATTTCCGATGCAAGAATGTATGAAATTATAAAAAATATAAAATATCGCCTAAACCGTGTTAAAGATGTTGCAAAGACACAGCTCAAAGGTGCGCATAAAAGGCAGTTTAACGTTCTTGTTGATCTTGGAAAACTGAAAGGGTACCATCTCTCCATGGGACAGATAATGCAGGCAATAGGAGCCGTTGCAGTCGAGGTGCCTGAAGTAAAAAGCAAGACAGACAAAAAAGAGCTTGTTATATTTGGTGTCAAAAATGCCATCGATTCCATTGAAGATGTAAAAAATATTATGGTTGCCTCATATATGGGCTCACCTATATATATCAAAGATATAGCGACGGTTGAAGACGGTATAGATATTCAAAATTTCAAGTCGGCCCAGATAGTAATGAAGGGTGAAAATAACAAAAATACAGAAAAAGAGCAGATTACCCTGACAGTTTCAAAACTAAAAGGAACAAATGCGGTTTTCGTTGCAGAAGACGTTATGAAAGAGTTGGAGTTATTGAAACCTATGCTTGAAAAAGAAGGTATAGGATATGTTCTTACAAGAGACTATGGGAAAAGGGCAAACGAAGCCGTCAATGAATTGGTTGATCACCTGCTTATAACTATTGCTATTATAGCTGTTATGCTTGTTTTCTTCCTCGGATGGAAGGAGTCTCTGATAGTAACCTTCACGGTTCCGGCCATATTGGCAATTACTCTCTTTATTGCTTATTTGACGGGGCAGACAATAAACAGAATTACACTTTTTGCATTCCTTCTCTCGCTTGGCCTTTTGGTGGATGCTGCAATTATCGTGATAGAAAATATCCACAGGCATCTTCATTCACACGATGCGGTTGATAAAGATATGGATGATATTCTGGTAGAAGCGACCGATGAGATAGGACCTCCTACCAATATAGCTACACTGGCTATTATTCTGACTATGGTCCCAATGGCGTTTGTGGGCGGTATGATGGGAGAATTTATGAAACCGATTCCATACAACGTGCCTGTTGCATTGATTGCATCTCTCGTGATTGCATATATATTTACGCCATATCTGTCCAAAAAGCTTTTGAAAAAGCCGCGCCTGCATCATCATCACCACCATTTCCAGAAGGGGGATAAAACAGAATCGTGTGATATAGACAGAGGAGAGACAAAGTGAAAAGATTTGAAGAGTTTGTCTATAAGATATTAGAAAAAAAGAGCAGGAAACTGCTGGTAATATTAATAACCGTTATACTTTTTGCAGCATCTATCGCACTTCTTCCTACAAAGATAGTCCTTGCAAAGATGCTTCCAGGAAAAAGTGCAAATACTTTTTCGGTATATATTGATGCTCCTACCGGGAGCTCGATAGAGGAGACAAAAAGCGTTGCCCAGTGTGTTGCGGATATCCTCAAAAAAGAGAAGGAAGTTACCGATATTGAGATATTTTTGGGACAGGGTGCACCTCTTGATTATGCGGGTCTTGTTAAAGGCTCAGCATTTAAACAGAGCGAAAATGTGGCCGAGATTGTTGTAAACCTTACCGACAAACATGAAAGAGAAGAACGCTCTTACAATATGGTCCACAGACTCAGACCTGTAATTCAGAGCAAATGCGAAAATGTAGTATCCGGTACCTCTATAAAAATGATAGAGCAGCCTGCAGGACCTCCTACACTTGCTGCTGTAGTTGCCGAAATATACGGTGATAATGAGAAGTCAATCAGAAAGCTTGCCGGAAGAGTTGCCGATATTTTCAAAAGAACAGATGGACTTGTAGATGTGGATATTATGGCTGATGAGATATTTAAAAAATTCAAGCTTATACCGAACAAAGAGAAGATTGCCAAAAGCGGACTCAGCGTAGAACAGGTAAACAAGATACTTTATCTTGCTTTTGAGGGTATGACGGTAGGGGTAAAAAATGCGGAAGATTATCCGGGACAGATAGATATATTTTTGAGGCTCGATGAAAAAAGCAAAAATCTGCCAGAAAAATCAAAAGAGGCTATGGAAGCGAAACTGGCATCTTTTGAGCTGATGAACAAAATGGGTATGATGGTACCGCTCAAAGAAGTTGTAGATGTAAAAGAGGTTGAAAACGAACCTATGATAATGCATAAAAATCTCAAAAGAATGGTTAACGTCATTGCAGAAACCGATCTGGTCTCTCAGGTATACCCGCTTCTAGATGCAAGAAACAAAATAATGGAAGAACTGAAAAATGAGTATGATATAACGACAACAGACTATCTTTTCAATCTGAGATTTATTGATAAAAAGACCGGTGAAGTGCTGGATCTGAAATGGGACGGGGAGATGAAAGTAACACTTGATACTTTCAGAGACCTGGGAACTGCATTTATTGCGGCTCTTGTTTTGATATTCATATTGATGGTGGTATACTATAAAAGTTATGTTTTGAGCGGAATCGTTCTGCTTGGAAGTTTTCTCTCTATAATAGGCGTGATTTTCGGTCACTGGGTAGCTGATCTTGTTACAGAGGATACATTTTTTCTTACTGCTACCTCTTTGATAGGATTTATCGCCCTTATGGGTATAAGTTCAAGGAACTCATTGCTTCTTATAGACTTTGCAAAGTCTTTGATGGAACAAAAAGATATGTCAAAAAGAAGAGCGATAGCGGTTGCAGCAGCTACAAGAGCGAAACCGATATTTCTGACAGCCATTGCGATAATACTCGGTTCTGCACTCCTTGCAAGCGATCCGATATTTGGCGGACTGGGGGTGGCTTTGATATCTGGAACTGTAGCAGCTGTTTTAGTGTCACTTATTTTTATACCTGTTTTGATGGATAACACAAAGGCTATGGACTTTACCAAAAAAGAGGAATAATGCCGGAATTTGGAAAATTTCTTATTTTTGCCGGAACTGTTCTTGTTATCATCGGGTTGTTTGTCTCGTATATAGGCAGACTTCCCGGTGATATTTATATAAAAAAAGAGAATTTTACTTTCTATTTTCCTATAACTACATCTATTCTGCTTAGCATCATTATCTCGCTCATTTTCTACATTTTTAGCCGTTTTTTCAAGTAATTTTGGTAAAATTTGGCTACTTATATATCTATAGGAGAAATTTATGGCATATTCTATGAACGATTTAAAAAAAGGTCTTAGAATCGAAATTGACGGCGTACCTTACAGAATCGTCGAATATCAGCACGTAAAACCTGGAAAAGGTGCAGCTTTTGTAAAAACAAAGATAAAATCTCTTCTTGACGGAAGGGTTCTTGAAAAGACTTTCCATGCAGGCGATAAATGTGAAAAGCCGGATCTTGAACAAAAAACGATGCAGTATCTTTATGACGACGGAGAATATCTTCATTTTATGGATACACAGACGTATGAACAGGAGACTTTAACAAGAGAACAGGTGGCAGATGCGGCTAAATGGCTCAAAGACGGGATGAATGTGGAGGTTCTCTATCATAACGGCAAAGCTATAACAGTAGAGCCTCCTATGACTGTAGAGCTTGAGGTTGTGGAAACTCAGCCGGCTTTCAAAGGCGATACGGCTACCGGAGGAAGAAAACCTGCGAAGCTTGAAACCGGAGTTACTATCAACGTTCCTTTCCATATTCTTGAAGGAGATGTTGTAAAGGTTGATACGAGAACGGGCGAATATATCGAAAAAGTGAAATAACAACTCTTTACAGGAGGTCGAAATGGCAAAAGTACTTGTACCGCTGGCTGATGGATTTGAAGAGATAGAAGCTATGGCTATAATAGACGTTCTAAACAGAGCGGGTATAGATGTAACCGTTGCCGGACTAGGTGGCACCGAGATAGAGGGTGCAAACAGCAAACTGAAAGTAAAAGTGCCGGTAACGCTTGATGAGGTTAATGCCGGTGATTTTGATATGATGGTACTTCCGGGCGGACTTCCGGGAGCCGAGCATCTTGCAAATAGCGAAAGAGTAAAAGAGATCATAAGAGAGCTTGATGCAGAAGGCAAAATGGTAGGCGCAATATGTGCAGCTCCATGGGCTTTGAAAGAGGCTGGAGTATTAGAGGGTAAAAAACATACAAACTATCCCGGTTTTGAAGAAAAAACCGGTATCGAAGGTTATATCCCTGATCAAAAAGTTGTAGTTGACGGCAATGTAATAACATCAAGAGGACCGGGTACCGCTATCTGTTTCGCTCTTGAGATTGTCAGAAAACTTAAAGGTGAAGATACATATTCTCAGCTAAAAGCCGGCCTTCTTGCTGATTACTGCTGATATGGAAGTGACGAAGTGAAGGGGTGAGGAAAATACCTTCATCCTTCGTCCTTAAAATTTAAGGTTCAACCTCTAAATTTTTTCCAGATAGCGGGCAACCGCATCTTCGTCGTTTGTGTGCGGCAGGACTATGTGGGCTATCTTTTTCACTTCTTCTACCGCATTTTTTACCGCTACACTTTTTCCGGCCTTTTTGAACATTCCAACATCATTATGGCTGTCACCGAAAACTGTCAGGTGCTCTTTTTTGCTTTTTGTATATTCAAGGAGTTCTTCAAGGGCATGAGATTTATCCCCTTTTGGGTGAAGCAGAGTCAGGAAATGACAGTCTATATATGGATCTTTTGAAAGTTTTATCTCTATTTCGTTTGCGAATACCTCTTTAAGTCTTTTTGACAGTTCACTCATATGCTTCTCTTCACCCATATAGACAACTTTGAGGTTTTTGTTTATCCCTTTTATATCTTTGATATTTGTAAGGCGGCTGTCGTTTTTGTATTTTGCCAAAAGCTCTTTTTGGTAGATGTTGGTTTTTTCCGGATATAGAAAAAGTTCGTTGACTCCTTCGTTGATTCCTACGATAAAAGGAAGAATATCGAACTTTTTTCCCTCTGCTATTATGGAGTCTGTTATCTCTTTTGAAAGAGCGTTAAGAGCTATCAGTTTTTTTTCGCTCGTCGCTACCATCGCTCCGTCAAGTAGTATCATAGGAAGATTGATACTGAGTCCATCCAGAAACTGAAGACTGGTTTTGAGGCTTCTTGCGGTTGCGATAGAGAGCAGATGGTTTTTTGCTTTTTCATTCCATACTTTTTTGCTGTATTCCGAAAGAGTAAGGTCGGTTCTTAAAAATGTTTTATCTAGGTCGGTTACGAAGAGTTTTTTCAATAATATCCCCTGTAATTTTTAATGCGATATTATCATATTTTGCCGAAAAATTACAGGGGAGGTCTGTTTATCTCTTTTTCAAATTCAAAAGATAGTTGAGTTGTGCTTCGTCAAGAACATTTTTCGTGTTGTAGATACATCTGATATGGGCCATTGTCGCCTGGGCTTTAAGTTTTGCCAATTTGTCCACTTTCGGTTTGAGGTTTTCCGGCATTTCACCTTTCATAGCTGCAGCCGCTATTTCGTTTTCAAGTGCTCTTATCTCTTTGGCAAGAGACATAACAGTTTTTATCGTCTCTTTTCTGATTTTAAGAAGTTTGGGTTTTTGATCATCTCTTAGAGCCAGTTTAGGATCATCCCAATGTTTTTTGACAAGTTTTGTTAGATGTGGCATTTTTCCGATTATAAGAAAGGGCGAACCTTTCATCTTCATATGTTTTTTATACTTTTTTATTTTTTCTGTTTTTGAAGGGGTGTCTGTGCTTTGCATTGCAAAGAGCAAAGATGTACCGGCAATCATAATAAGAGCTTTTTTTAACATTATCCATCCTTTTTCTGTTTTGGACATTTTATCAGATATATGTTAAGAGAGTGTTAATTTTCTTTTTCTCTTTTTATTTTATACTCTTCCCATTTTTTCATAATTTCCAGAACTTCTTTGTCACTTACGTCATACCAGTTTAGATAGACTTGTGCAACTGCATGAAAATCTGCAGGAGATTCCAGGACAATTATCTCATCAGCAAAATGTCTGAAAAACTCTATTGCTCTTTTGCCTGCTACCGGTACGGCTACGACAATCTTTCGGGCTCCTCTCTTTTTGCACATCTCTACCGCGGCAGTCATAGTAGAGCCCATTGCTATCCCGTCGTCTACAAGAATAACGGTTCTGTTTTCAAGTGGCGGTAGAGGCTTGCCTTTTCTTAGAATCTCTATTCGTCTTTTTGTCTCTTGGAACTGTTTTTCTATGATACGATTTATCTCTTCATCGTCAAGTCCTGCCGCTGCCGCTCTATTTATGAAGACTGTACCGTCTTCCACAACTGCTCCAAAGCCGCTTTCGGGATTGTATGGAAAGGGGAGTTTTCGGCATATGATGAGAGAAAAATCTGCATCCAAAGCTTTTGCTATTTCGAAACCAACCTCCGTACCACCTCTTGGGATTGCCAGAACTATAGGTTTTTCATCTCTGTATTTCATAAGAGCTTGGGCTAGTTTCTTACCGGCGTCTTTTCTGTCTTTAAACATAATAAAGCCTTTTTCTTTTTATTATAACATGGCATAATATACTGAAAATTATGGGCAAAAGGTTAGGATTGAAGAGACAGAATAACGAAAAAATATTTTTCGAAAGACTTGAAAAGATAGACCCAGCTATAATTTCGGCTCTAAAACTTCCAAAAAAGAGGTTTAGCTTTCGTATCAACAGGCTTAAAACTACAAATGATGAAGTTCTTGATAAGCTTGAAAAAGTCTCTATTGTTCCCAAAAGGGTAGAGTGGTTTGAGGATGCTTACGTATTGCCTTTGGAAGAGCGGCAGAATCTTATAAAAACCGATCTATATACAGATGGCAAAATCTATATACAAAATCTCTCCTCAATGGTTGCTGCTCTTGAGCTGTCTCTCAAAGAAGATGAATGGCTTTTGGATCTGGCGTCCGCTCCCGGAGGCAAAGCGCTTCTTTGGAGCTCTTTACTTGAAAATAGAGGAAAGATATCTGCTGTGGAGCCTGATAGAAACAGATTTTTTATGCTGAAAAGAAATTTTAAAATAAGCGGTGCGAAAAATATCAGAGCATATCAAAAAGATGGCAGAACTATAGGCAAAAGATGTCCAGAATATTTTGACAAAGTACTTTTAGATGCACCGTGTTCTAGCGAGTCTAAATTCGATCTCTCAATAGAAAATCCCGTAAAATACTGGAGTATCAGGCGTGTTTACAGAAACAGCAGGCTTCAAAAAGAACTTATACTCTCCGCGTGGGAGAGTCTGAAACCGGGAGGAGTACTTGTTTATGCAACATGTACTTTTTCGCCTGAAGAGAATGAAGAGGTGGTGAATTTTCTTCTTGAAAAAAGAGCGGATGCTTTTTTAACTGAACCCGACATCATTCTGGAAAATTTCAAAAGCGGCCTGACTTTCTGGGAGGGCAGGGCGTTTGACGAGTCACTTAAAAAGGCTGTTAGAATAGTTCCTGATGGCCTTTTTGACGGATTTTTTTTAGCAAAAATTAAAAAAGTCAGATAGATTCGTATCTATGAGTAGATACTTTTTTCATTCTGACAAATTTTGTATCTATAAGTTTCATTGTGGCAGTGTTTACGCTGCCGGCATATTTTATCTCGGTATGCGGCATCAAAACACCGCTCTCTTTTGAGAAATCTTTGTAAATAGTCAGAAACTCCATTTTTCCAGGTCCCATCTTCAGTTTTCCTACTGTCTTCTCTATGTGGTAGTTTTGTGGATTTACATAATAGTCGCATTCCACACCGTTTCTTGAAAGTGTCAGGATATAGTATTTGTCGTCGGATCTTATTTTCAAAACATCAGCGAATTTTTTCAATACAAGAGGATTGTAAAGCCTCATGAGCTGCACTTTCATAGCATCGAGCATAGGGCCGCGTGCCTGTTTTTTTACTCTTTTGTTGAAAACTTTTATTCCGATTGTTCCTTCGAGTATCCTTGTTTCGCTTTTGTCCGGATAGGTTATATCTATGTAGAGTCTCTTTGGCAAGGTAACTCTTCTTGTGTCAGCGCCTATAGTTTTGTCGCTCGCTCTTGTCACTTTCCAGTGCTGAATGTAACTTACTGCATTTTGCAGGGCTTGCTTGCCTCCATACTCTTTTATCATATTTTCAAGAAGTTTCTCTTTATCTAAGTTCTGGGCAAAAAGAGAAAGGGAAAAGAGAACCGGTATAAGCAATATAGAGAATTTTTTCATAGCTGTTCCTTTGCGGTCGTGTGACAAAATTATAACAGCAAAGGACTGTCGATAGGCAGAGAACTGCACATTTGTTAAAAAAAATAAAAGATGTTTAAGAAATATTCGTTTTTTCTATAATCTCATTTAAAATGTCATCCAGATCTCTGTTTTGAACATTTACGGTGATGTCCGCTACTTCTTCATATGCCTGTGAGCGTTCGTTATAGAGAGTTTTTGCATCTTTGTATGATTTGAAAAGGGGTCGTTTTTTTATTTTGCTTTTTGCATTCGGGCTTTTTGTAATGCGCTCATATATCCAGTCAAAATCGGCTTTGAGATATATAACTGTGCCGATTTTTTTAAGATTTTTTACTTTATAGAAACCACCTCCCGTGGAGACGATGGTATCTTTTACGCAGCACTCAAGCCAATTGGCCGTACGCTGTTCAAGCTGCCTGAAATACTCTTCACCCTTTTTTTTAAAAATCTTTTTTATTTTTTTGTTTGTAAGGCTTTCTATAAGATCATCAGTATCTACTGCATATCTGCCTGTTTTGCCGCTAAGCGCTCTTGCAACGGTTCCTTTTCCAACGCCCATAAAACCTACAAGAATTATATTGTTTGACATAAAAGCTCCGTTTTTTTGTGAAATTATACTATTTTTTATCGATTGTCAAAAGTTGTTTTTTTCTGATATGAGCGGAATAAATCTGCTCTTTATCATTTATACAACGATTTTTGAATATAATTTTGCCAGATTACGAACATAAAGGTAAAAGATGAAGCCGAAGTTCACTCATCTGCATCTGCACACGGAGTATTCTCTTCTTGACGGGGCAAACAAAATCAAAAAACTTGCAAAAAGATGCAAAGAGCTCGGAATGGAGTCGGTTGCCATAACCGATCACGGAAATATGTTCGGAGCTATAGATTTTTATAAAACGATGAAGGCTGAAGGTATAAAACCTATCATCGGAATAGAAGCGTATCT contains:
- the serA gene encoding phosphoglycerate dehydrogenase, producing the protein MSKKKIVVCDHIHQKGIELLEKEKDIELVNAADIPKGEPLYETVSDADVVITRSSTDVDEPFLNAAKKLKAIVRAGVGVDNVDIEGCSRRGIIVMNVPTANTIAAVELTIAHMLGCMRAFPYAHNQLKLERIWKRENWIGNELKGKKLGIIGFGNIGSRVGVRALAFGMDVIAYDPYISPSKATDLGVKYTTNFDDILACDVITIHTPKTKETINMIDREEIAKMKDGVVLINCARGGLYNEDALYDGLKSGKIKFAGIDVFAKEPATDNKLLELDNVTVTPHLGANTVESQERIATQAATQAIEAARGVSYPNALNLPIKEDEIPPFVKPYLELTQKIGFLAAQVNKGAIKSIKVFAEGEIGDFLKSLTTFAVVGALKESLGEAINYVNAEFVAKERDISISYEKKSNISGYKNKIAVKLTTDKDVIEIGGTIFEENVQRIVEINNFALDVEPKGKMIFFRNTDVPGVIGDVGMILAKNNINIADFRLGRDEHGQALAVIIVDDDVDKKTISELAALKACISVHYAVI
- a CDS encoding TolC family protein, producing MRYLFVLLFLYGSLFAGMQNLDLNSAIELLKKNNSDIKIAKFNEDIAKFQTKIAKSYNYGMLDLTFNALRSNDAGNVFGFKLQSREATFADFGFDEFLAPMGYALRQANSGSLTPQDLQNMNSILGIEPKLLNYPEARSHFQTKLSYMVPLYTGGKLTQYEKISRAMEKMSHLDTKKIINEKIYQTKKTFYDITLVDNLISNLETLYGNIEKLEDIVQTMIEEGYAKDTDLLEVQAKKAEVLSFLNQAKLNRDLAYQFLSFLVGTQVESIRHTDELARLPEGETKELVEKTIDLKKVKLGMKISDMNVRLQKSGFYPTLGAFGEYGSADNKPFNDFTDKDAYTVGMQMKWNLFNGGETSASVQKAKIEKMKVYEQYSLAKRGLALKINKIKTEVKSKDYDIQSNEKQLDFAKRVYENYQERYKEGLVGINEVLIKHSEEIKVLMNLLKVKTERNEKVFELESILDKGE
- a CDS encoding efflux RND transporter periplasmic adaptor subunit, producing MRKIFAILFLAAGLFAAEMKLSGSVVSDDTKMISSRFMGFVKKIYVSEGDRVKKGDLLYIIDSKEIDLAKTQVELMISQAKLAVMMNENMYNNVLTNLERFRRLYKKGMVAKHELENMELAEKNTKAMVEISKKQVKQAQAKLKEVLHQYEYLKLRAPNDGVIIQKNIKAGQIAMPGMPALILTSLENLKILVEVGESSLKHIKIGDKVDVLIPSIGFQTTGKIAAVIPASNPMTHKFKVKISFDKGEKETVIPGMYAEVIIK
- a CDS encoding efflux RND transporter permease subunit, yielding MAEKKCKFIPKDSAGKLAKTFLHNPLTSMLAIFILAVGYLALEITPREEDPQIAISGGTIIVPMPGGTPKEIENVIVKPLEEKLREISGIEHIYGMAMENVGIVNVQYYIGQQREISNLKLYDKVMQNMDLLPKGVMQPIIKPFDIDIDIPILTFAFYKKEGSNISDARMYEIIKNIKYRLNRVKDVAKTQLKGAHKRQFNVLVDLGKLKGYHLSMGQIMQAIGAVAVEVPEVKSKTDKKELVIFGVKNAIDSIEDVKNIMVASYMGSPIYIKDIATVEDGIDIQNFKSAQIVMKGENNKNTEKEQITLTVSKLKGTNAVFVAEDVMKELELLKPMLEKEGIGYVLTRDYGKRANEAVNELVDHLLITIAIIAVMLVFFLGWKESLIVTFTVPAILAITLFIAYLTGQTINRITLFAFLLSLGLLVDAAIIVIENIHRHLHSHDAVDKDMDDILVEATDEIGPPTNIATLAIILTMVPMAFVGGMMGEFMKPIPYNVPVALIASLVIAYIFTPYLSKKLLKKPRLHHHHHHFQKGDKTESCDIDRGETK
- a CDS encoding efflux RND transporter permease subunit, which encodes MKRFEEFVYKILEKKSRKLLVILITVILFAASIALLPTKIVLAKMLPGKSANTFSVYIDAPTGSSIEETKSVAQCVADILKKEKEVTDIEIFLGQGAPLDYAGLVKGSAFKQSENVAEIVVNLTDKHEREERSYNMVHRLRPVIQSKCENVVSGTSIKMIEQPAGPPTLAAVVAEIYGDNEKSIRKLAGRVADIFKRTDGLVDVDIMADEIFKKFKLIPNKEKIAKSGLSVEQVNKILYLAFEGMTVGVKNAEDYPGQIDIFLRLDEKSKNLPEKSKEAMEAKLASFELMNKMGMMVPLKEVVDVKEVENEPMIMHKNLKRMVNVIAETDLVSQVYPLLDARNKIMEELKNEYDITTTDYLFNLRFIDKKTGEVLDLKWDGEMKVTLDTFRDLGTAFIAALVLIFILMVVYYKSYVLSGIVLLGSFLSIIGVIFGHWVADLVTEDTFFLTATSLIGFIALMGISSRNSLLLIDFAKSLMEQKDMSKRRAIAVAAATRAKPIFLTAIAIILGSALLASDPIFGGLGVALISGTVAAVLVSLIFIPVLMDNTKAMDFTKKEE
- a CDS encoding DUF2905 domain-containing protein, whose protein sequence is MPEFGKFLIFAGTVLVIIGLFVSYIGRLPGDIYIKKENFTFYFPITTSILLSIIISLIFYIFSRFFK
- the efp gene encoding elongation factor P, translated to MAYSMNDLKKGLRIEIDGVPYRIVEYQHVKPGKGAAFVKTKIKSLLDGRVLEKTFHAGDKCEKPDLEQKTMQYLYDDGEYLHFMDTQTYEQETLTREQVADAAKWLKDGMNVEVLYHNGKAITVEPPMTVELEVVETQPAFKGDTATGGRKPAKLETGVTINVPFHILEGDVVKVDTRTGEYIEKVK
- a CDS encoding DJ-1 family glyoxalase III; this encodes MAKVLVPLADGFEEIEAMAIIDVLNRAGIDVTVAGLGGTEIEGANSKLKVKVPVTLDEVNAGDFDMMVLPGGLPGAEHLANSERVKEIIRELDAEGKMVGAICAAPWALKEAGVLEGKKHTNYPGFEEKTGIEGYIPDQKVVVDGNVITSRGPGTAICFALEIVRKLKGEDTYSQLKAGLLADYC